Within Gasterosteus aculeatus chromosome Y, fGasAcu3.hap1.1, whole genome shotgun sequence, the genomic segment TCACTGATTTCTAACATGGAGACAAACTAGAGGTGgatgtgtgcaaaaaaaaagagggtcaATGTCAAGAAGCTCTCGGAATATTGTAATGATTAGCTTTTATTGCACATATTTCTTCAGAATGAAACGTATATAAAGTCAAAACGTGGGTGTTCTTCACACGGgggatgtgttttgttttttggggggtctgACAGGCGTGTGTGAGAGGAGAATGGGGCACAGTGGCGGGAGGGCAagcagcagagggaaggagaggctCAGGTAGTTTGAGTCTGTTGCTGGCCAGATCAGCTGGCAGCCTGTCTGGCGGGGGTGTGGCGCATCACAACAAAGGGCGTTTGGGGCAGACGGGTGACCCTGAATGTCCCTGAACAAGACATCTAACgtctaattgctccctgggcagaatgtaaaaagccatgggttaaaaatgtaatgtaagtcgctttggataaaaggttctgctaaatgacctgtaaaaagacctgtaatgtaaatgtaatttagaGGAGCGTTTGCACTGCAGGCTCGGTTTGTACATAGTgtccagggagggagggggaggtggtgtgtgtgtgtgtaggggggggggggggttgtaagaGGAAAGCGGTGACAAAGCTCAGGGACTTGAGTGGGAGTGGCACTGTTTTGACTACCTCCCTCTGCCGAAATTAAAAGACATTACGTAAAGTTCACACAACTTAAAGAGACACAATGCGAAATCACATCTTGTATCATTGGCTCAATGACCCATTCTCATGTGGATCATTGAGCCGAGGGAGCTACAATAAGTCAATAAGCAAAGAATTCACTGGAACTGACCTGTGTGGGTCCTTAGATGAGCTTTGAGGTGGGAAGATTTGCCATAAACTTTTTCGCAACCTGAATAGTGGCATTTATGTTTTTTCTGAGGCGAGTCTTCCGCAATCCGACCTCGCGATCGTTTGCCTCTTTGTTTGAGCGAAGGCTCGGAGATGGTGGAAGGTGTGGCAGAGATTCCATCATCTGTGAGGTTCGCCATGCTCTCGTCCTTTATTTTTGCCTGCTCGGCAACATTGTTGGGAGTCTGCTGGTTAAAATCCGCCAGAATCCGCGCCACCACAAACAGAGAGGAGTTGTCTCTCACCAAAGGTTCTTTAATGTCCTCTCCGATCCGAGAGGAGGACGCGGCTTCTGGTCTTATCTCTCTATTCCCTTTAGGAGCGTGAACAATTGCACGGCTGGACATCGAAACAAGGcactctgctgcaaagtgatccattttgtctttgaaacagccccctctgcttcttagtgacattaaaaaaaaaattttttaaaacGAAGGAAAACTTGTTCCGTCGTTCCCCTTTGTGTGCCGCTGGTGGCGTTGCGTGGAGGAGAGAGCTGACTTTATGATCGCACCCGGCTTTCCAACGGTGCCGACATCCTGTAGAGAGACACGTCACGGGCAAAAACAAACGCAGACAAGCCCCCCCTTaggaggaaacaacaacaacaaaaaacacagaaaaccccCCGGAAGTCTTTGTCTAGTGCAACGACGGTGGTGACAGGACCTCGGCAAACTTGAATGCGTTCACTCCCATCGCGCCTCCCAACGCCGCCCGGCAGAGTGATCGTGTCTCCGGAGCGCGCCGCTCCTGCGCGTTGTACCCACACTGGGGGCGTGTCGAGCGGCACCGCTCAGCCAGCACCGTCAGCACCGGCCGCTCCTTCATTGGGCGCCGCGCGTCCCCAAGTACACCGGGAAGAGCACACggctgacttggaagttttttCACCGCGGGTACGGTGAAAGGACACGCCGATGCACTGCGGAGACCTTTTAGGAAGGGGATCGTGTCCGCCCTGTCCACGCGTGCACACAAATATTTTGTAATGTGTGTATGGAATTCaaagtgcagaaaaaacatggaccccagtgagcacaagacgtaatttcaacgttgatatggttgaaatcgggttgaaatgaggtctgaacgtgtaagacctcatttcaacgtcttttcaaccggctaaaaatgggatgaaacatcaacgtgccagaaaacgttaatttgttgataaatgtgtcatgatgtaacgtaaggttgaaagagagacgatattaacgttaagattttcataataattaatgaactggtcggcgaaatttggtctacgcgaagacgtgatttcaacgtatttaatatttcacttaaaacgtcataaatatgaaactacggactgcgtgctgttaataagatgcgtttaagacataataatgcgggcaggttcaaacgttacctgtaaacacgtgactccgctcacatctgtaacgcgcatgcgcgagttcttagacgcctgcagagctccgagcggacgcagcacgaggcgaagttacggcagcagagcgacatgaacgggctgatagaaccacgactaccggctccaatgctctgTAAGTAtgggagtgtttgaatgaagcacacatggaactataaccgggtgttttacttgtgctgcccacccgatacgggaaagacggtcctttttgttaagctagttagcgttagctcaggtagtttgctagttagcatgctagcgtgcagcatgatgacctggaccaaaagtaaacatcccagaatatttttcgtgtgtttggtgttactaatgcgttagattgttgctgtacccataaatattattgcatttcacattgaaaaaaatacgtttttaaagcaatggtggCTAAGTtgcattgcaagggtgaagggctgaattcaacaagttgtgctctgtaaacaagaggccgaaacattgtaagttactgctgcttaaagcatgatactgtgtaatatacctggaaatgttactccagaaatgccataagttgcagatgaattgttatcttgtttataatgtaataagtaaaccatctataaatgagtgttctaacacacctgctgctgttattattattattagtttattactgtcatcataaacccaaatgaccaactttgcctttgtccttccctcctcacaggtttctgcgggtggtggttgcatctgatggaggttacgtctgatgatggttgtccctgcactggtcctgccttacccctggcttaataatccacaatatttgaatcatttttgttgtaggaatcggatgtactgtacatcttttaagttgttcacaccttcttccctactgttttcccctcaggtttctccaggttgaaggtttcttacattttggggtttagggaagagggtgttgcatgtttacagattgcaaagctgaacaaaataaaatgatttgaattgaataaacacgttgaccagaggaatctgctccgtgcactctgactccctttacacaaagaatcctcaagtgaggatgagggagatgcagctgatttcaggtatactatcccaactcaagtgagccacatcttgttacagaatctataatgaagttccaatgattcagaaaaatggtctacaaacacagaattgttgaacacagaaatgttgtttctgcacttttaattccataatttattttcctgaaaaatatattttatttctgtattgtttttaattagcaaaagtgttgttatatgtatagtgttatatttataataaatacaaatcaataaaataatgtgtttgtccttgttaagggctgttaacatgacaactgtgacaagtatgtaacttgtaagtttccagcgagtaatttatccgttgaaacaacgtttaaaagacgtctatggcccgacgttgaaaagacgtctatggcccgacgttgaaaagaggttgcaaattggtttaaaagtgaaagttgtttcaacgtctattcgtagacgttgaaaagacgttcacgtatagacccgttttcaacgtgatttataatatcggtggtaaacttacaaatgtggacgtagtttctttttaaacttctaaaataatgatatagcacacaagagaagacgaaatattaccgtattaaaaaatcacgttgaaatgtggtctaaacatagacgtcttttcaacgtctacgaatagacgttgaaacaactttcacttttaaaccattttgcaacgtcttttcaacgtcgggcatagaggtcttttaaacgtcttttcaaccaaaaaatgctcactgggacaGGTTAGTTTATAATTCGTGTTTCTAGCCCATTTTTCTGGATTATTGGAACTTaattttcagattctgtaacaagatgtggctgtgagtcacttgagttgggatagtatacctgaaatcagctgcgtctccctcatcctcacttgaggattctttgtgtaaagggagtgcacagaacacccctcaattgcagaATTGCAGgcacaacctccatcagatgtaacctccgtcagatgcaaccaccacccacagaaacctgtgaggagggaaagcacaaagacttcaagggaaaggcaaagttggtcatttgggtttatgatgacagtaataaactaataataataacagcagcagcaggtgtgttaggaccctaatttatagattgtttacttattacattataaacaagataacaattcatctgcaacttatggcatttctggagtaacatttccaggtatatcaCACAGTAtcatatggaagtaaatctgtgtcatcagattttgaaagaaaaaggtgattgaatttctagcactgaatatttatgccggattttttaaagaaaaaggtgattgaatttctagcactgaatatttatgcattgaaatcatgtatctgaatgtttttcaacgttaaaatattcaactgcaaaaaaatcaactgcaaataattcaaccgcaaaaaattcaatgcaaaaaaattcgaaccgcaacatccggaaacccaaggaagagcaatcgattctagattcaagatcgggagcgtgcgtcaagcaaaaggagcgagcgccccaatacaacttgggcttgtcgactatggtgaccggatttcagccatgtccattaataacggggcttcgttgagtgttttaactttaacttcatgcgGAATATTATAGTatttctgtgtctgtttctctccgAAAAGCTGAGCTAAAGGCTCTTGTGTGTGATGGTCTTGTTAGCCAGGGAGTTTTCTCTGCACCCATGAGCGACCCTGATGAAGAGGTGAGTGCACCTGACGTGAAAGATCAGGCCGTTAATGTTACTCCGGTTGTTCGACATGAGGGAACCGAACGACAGCCAGTCACCTTGCCGCCGTTTAAACCGATGTCGGTAGATTCGTCTCCGGGGTCTAAACTAGATGCCAGGTTAAGGGTGCGGTTAGTTCGTCTTCAGGTAgagcgggaggagagagagagggattttCAGCTCCGTAGAGAGTTGGAGTTGA encodes:
- the LOC120812695 gene encoding Krueppel-like factor 13 gives rise to the protein MSLRSRGGCFKDKMDHFAAECLVSMSSRAIVHAPKGNREIRPEAASSSRIGEDIKEPLVRDNSSLFVVARILADFNQQTPNNVAEQAKIKDESMANLTDDGISATPSTISEPSLKQRGKRSRGRIAEDSPQKKHKCHYSGCEKVYGKSSHLKAHLRTHTGERPFPCTWPDCSKKFARSDELARHYRTHTGEKKFGCPLCDKCFMRSDHLMKHARRHSDFQPGMLKRPHGGSITRPSSLSNYSRSDASSPTLSPTLSPALSPAISPRQLALN